From Streptomyces sp. TLI_105, the proteins below share one genomic window:
- a CDS encoding pirin family protein, producing MTALTTGRTVARTARPFHTHEGAGFPVRRPFPTAELPFVDPFLMIDQVGPIDLAPGEAKGAPPHPHRGFETIQYVLDGDIANADSRGHRAVVRAGGVQWLTAGSGIVHEALPTPEFLASGGRQHMLQIWLNLPARLKGVPPQSQNAEAADLPVAVAPEGAAITVLAGTSHGVTGPFETRTPVLVAHGRLAPGTGAEFTAPTEHNAMVYVMRGEATVAGEHLPDGHLAVLARDGERFTVEAPDTAAEVLVLTGEPIGEPVARSGPFVMNTPAELRQAEHDFRKGLMGRMPV from the coding sequence ATGACCGCACTCACCACAGGGCGGACCGTCGCCCGCACAGCCCGCCCCTTCCACACCCACGAGGGCGCCGGATTCCCGGTGCGCCGCCCCTTCCCCACCGCCGAACTCCCCTTCGTGGACCCCTTCCTGATGATCGACCAGGTGGGACCGATCGACCTCGCGCCCGGCGAGGCGAAGGGCGCGCCCCCGCACCCGCACCGGGGCTTCGAGACGATCCAGTACGTCCTCGACGGCGACATCGCGAACGCCGACTCGCGCGGCCACCGCGCCGTCGTCCGCGCGGGCGGCGTCCAGTGGCTCACCGCCGGCTCCGGGATCGTCCACGAGGCCCTGCCCACGCCGGAGTTCCTCGCCTCGGGCGGGCGGCAGCACATGCTCCAGATCTGGCTGAACCTCCCCGCCCGCCTCAAGGGCGTCCCGCCGCAGAGCCAGAACGCCGAGGCCGCCGACCTGCCGGTGGCGGTGGCTCCGGAGGGCGCGGCGATCACGGTCCTCGCCGGGACCAGCCACGGCGTGACCGGCCCCTTCGAGACCCGTACGCCGGTACTCGTCGCCCACGGACGCCTCGCACCGGGCACGGGCGCCGAGTTCACCGCCCCGACGGAGCACAACGCGATGGTGTACGTGATGCGGGGCGAGGCCACGGTGGCCGGCGAACACCTCCCCGACGGCCACCTCGCGGTCCTGGCGAGGGACGGCGAACGGTTCACGGTCGAGGCGCCGGACACGGCCGCCGAGGTCCTGGTCCTGACGGGCGAGCCGATCGGCGAACCGGTCGCCCGCAGCGGCCCCTTCGTGATGAACACCCCCGCCGAACTCCGCCAGGCGGAACACGACTTCAGGAAGGGCCTGATGGGCCGGATGCCGGTATGA